CGTTCTCGCTGAAACCTTCGGCCGATGAGATTCGGTTTCGCGCGCGTGCGATCGCCTTCTCGTCGGCGCGAAGACGCGCGAGCGCGCGGTGGTCAATCCAGCGGTCCTGCGCCGCGAGGTAGGCCTGCGTTCTGCCCTCTGCCCGGACGTACTCGGTGTCAGGCACGAAATCCGAGGAGAGGCTGACGAGGTCGGCTCCATACGGGTCGTTACTGTTGGCGTCGTGCCGCTTGAACACTGGTGTGGCGACGCTCAGCTGCGTTCCCTTGAGGATCACCCTGCGCCATCGATCAGGCTGGTACTCCCGACCGGTGACAGCATCTCGGCGGTTGTAGTCGATCAGGTTGTCCTTCTTGGCGCTGCTCTCGTCGTACCCGCGCGTTACCTGGGGCGAGAGAGCCCCCAACCGTAGCGGGTAGTCAGCAAGGGCTTCGATGGCCGCAGCTTCTGCCTTGCTCACCGGGAACAGCAGACGAGCCTGTTCCACCGGCGCATCCTCTTGGTCGAGCAGACGCCGCCAAACAGAGAGCTGGTCAAGATCGACGGAAACCACTCGGCTCCGGTGCGGACGCTCATCGAACTCACCGTTGTGATAGCGGATTCCCGGCACCTCGCCTGATCCGTCATGCTGGGCCGAGTGCCGCAGGGCATCCGCCGACACCAGCCACGACAGGTGGTCGAACCTGATCTCGCCCGGCTGCCCGTAGATATGCACACCGAAGTGAGCAGTGTGGCCGACAGGTTCAGGGAAGAAGCGCTGTCCCGAGTTGACGAAGTCGCCATGGATGCGCAGTCGCCGGTAGGCAGCCTCCCGAAGATCTCCTTCCTTGTCTCCGGTGAAATGGGTGTCCGGATGGACAAGACCTGTTGTCCCCGTCGATGAGGCATGCGCCCAGACCTGAGCCATGAACGCCCGGTACAGGTCGGGCTGAGTCCCTACTAGAAGCGGGTAGACCTGCGAGGAGCCGAACAGGGCGACCTGCGCGGCCGTGTTGGTCAGTTCGCCGAGGAAATACTCGAGCGTCCTCGGCGTCTGAAGAAGCTTTGCACGTCGGTACGCCTTATCCGCCGTCGACGCCTTCTGTTGCAGTTCGAACCACGGCTCGTGCTCGGCCAGAACCGCTGACTCGTTCCAGCGGGGACGCACCCACGGCGGATTACCCACCTGGAGGTCGAAGCCGCCGCCCTCCGCGAAGACGAGTGCGAAATCCAGTTCCCAGTGCAGAAAGTTCTGCTGTGTCGCGATGTCCCGCACCGTATGCAGCCACGGGAAGCGCTGCTCCGGATTCGCCAGATCCATGCCCATGTACGTCGGCAGGACCGCCTCGAAGTCCTTCAGGTCCTCCAGGTTGTTGAACTGGCTGATGATCTCGTCCTCATACACGTCCCCGGTGCCGAGCATCGCCTCCAGGAAGTCCAGCCAGTCGCCGAGGTCCTGCAACGGGATGGCGGCCCGCCGCGGCACAGGCTTCGGCTTCTCCTTAGGCGTATCCTTCCGCTTGATCTCACGGGTCTCGATGATCACGTCATCATCGGACTGCGGTTCTAAATCACCGAGCGACGTCTGTTCGGGACCCACGGCGAACAGCGCGAAGCGCTCCTCGACCCGAGGCCAGGTCGCCGCCGCAGCGGGCGATTCACCCAGCAATGCACTGACTGCCACGGTGTCCACGGCGACCGTTTCCCCGTACACCCCATCCGTACCGTCAAGCAACGCAGCCTTGTCGACCGGCCAGAACCACAGCGCACACCAAGCGTCCATGACGGTCTTCAACCGCCAGTAAGGCGTGTCGACGGCGTGGAAGAGGTCCTCGAAGACCTGCTCCTTCTGCACCGCGTGCTCCGGCCGCCGCAGGAAGCCGAATTCGGGATCGGCCGGGTCGGCACCCCAGACGTCGATCCGGCGGGCGATCGCCTGCTCCGAGATCTCCATCCGCTTGACGACCAGCGCCCACAGGAACTCCACCCGCCTGGCGGCGTCGCGCAGCCGGGTGAACTGGGACGGCGCCTCTGATTGGGGCCGGCCGTTCTTCATCTTGGGCTCGCCGGTGTTCTTGTTCAGATGCGCCGTACTGCGCTTCGGCCGCTGGAGGACACCCCGCCGCCAGGCAGCAAGCTGAGCCACCTCGCTGCCCGCCAGGTCTTTGGCCTCGCTTGCCCCGGTGACCGCCGCCCATCCCGGGCTCGGCAGGAGGAACTGGTGCACCGCGTCCGGTGGCAGCGGCTGCTCCACGCCGTCCTTTCGAAACGGCAACGGGGTCGGAGCCAATCCGCCCTTCGTCTTCAGCCACGCCTTCGCCGCCGAGGCGACGTCCTCCCCCGCGTAGACCGCTCGTCGCCCGCCGATGAGCGAGTTGCCCTGCCGCAGGTGCAGGCCGAACCAGGGTGCCCGCATGCCGGGGTGCATGGTGTTGAGCCATAACGACACCTCGGCCAGCTCGACGCCGGTCGCATTCAGGTCCACTCCGTAGGCGTTGTGCAATGCGATGTACGCCTTGGCTTTCTGCTTCTCGGTCAGGGCATCCGCCGTCGGAATCGAGACTCCGAGCTCGTCCTGACGCCGCCGCAGGTATTCCTCGGCGACCTGGTTGATCGCCTCGTTGAGGAAAGCGCCGGATCCGAGAGCGGGCTCGCAGATCTTGTACGTCAACAGCTCCGCGGCCCGCGTCGTGATCGTCTTTCCCTGGGCGTCGCGTTCCTGATCGAGCCGGTGCTTCAGCGCAAGCTCAACCGTGACCTTGGTGAGCGACTCGGGCGTGTAGTACGAAGCGGAGGTCTCGCGGTCCCGCCCGGCCAGTCGGTAGACGAACGTGCCTGCCTGGTAACGCTTCGGCCCGCGCAGTCCCTTGCGGACGTCGTGGTCGTCGTATTCGACGAGCGTGCCCTCCGGATAGTCCGTCTGCCGGTGAGAGGGGATCAGCCACGATCCCTTGTCCGGATCACCGTCTTTGGCGACCTCGCACAACTCCTCCTCGGCGATGTTCCCGGTGTAGGACATCAGGCCCTCGTAGACGGCGCCGAGCTGGTTGATGCCCAGGTTGCGGTACGAGATGAACCCGCCGCGATCGCCGCGCCGGGTGGCCTTCTTCATCGTCAGCAGCCGCAGCACCTCGTGCAGCGCGGAATTGCGCAGCCGCAGGTCCAGGAACGTACTGCTGTCCTCGGCAGCGCGCGGATCGAGGACGCTGCGGCCGATCAGCCGGATCGCCTTCGGCTCGAACAGTTCGCTGCGCAGCGGCTCGAAGCGAAGGCCTCGATCTTCGCTTCGACGTTCGGCCTTCGACTTGCGGGTCGCCTCGTCCTCGCCGGGGAGGTCGTCATCGGACTCGGTGCCATAGGGCCGGTGCCCGTTGTTGACCTTGTCGAAAAGGACGTGCAGCGACTCGAAGAGGTGAAAACCATTGCTGGCTTCCTCCTCGACGAGCTGCTCGTCACGTTCGACGAGTTCCCGCAGCCGGGCGACCGAGTAGCCTGCCTCGTACGAACCATCATCCGCCGGAAGGATGCCCAGTTCAGGCCGGGCTTCGGCGTACAGCAGGAACAGGATGCGGTAGAGGTAGCGCAGTGACTCACGTGCGAGCTCGCCGGCGAACGGGATCCTGACGTCCTCGACCTGCCGAGGCTCGACACCGGCAGCGTCCAGCCGTACGAGCACCTCGTTGGCGATGATCTCCACCGAACGCCGGAGCCCTTCGCGGAGCTCCCCGGACACTCCGACCGCATTGTCGGTCGACGCCTTGAGCAATGCGTCGATCTGCGGCCCCTTGCCGTCGTCTCCAGGAGCCAGTATCTCGTGGCTGAACAGCGCGGCGACGGTAGCGAGTTCACCGAGTTGTCTGCGGTCGTTGCGCTCCAGCGCCGCGTCCAGATTCACGGCGAGGAACCGTCCCTCGGCCCATGCCTGCCGGTCTGCGAGCACCAGGACTCCGCCGCACAGGAGGATCACGAAGCGCGGTGGTGCCCCGCCTGCCTCGTTCAGCTCACCTTGGAACAACCAGGTCGCGAGAGCCGGTCCCGTCTCGTACGCCTCCGTTGCGCCCAGCCGCAACGGATGGAGCAGTCGGCCAGGGCCGTCCGCGTCGAGCGCCGAGTCGTTGACCGCGGTCCAGCCGCATTCGACCGCCACGATCCCGTCGCCGTGCCACGCGACCTCGACGACGTGTTCGCGTCCGGCCCGGTGGACCGTCAGCCGGGTAGGGCCTTCGGACAAGCCGAGGGCGCCGAGAACGTCCCGGTGCCAGCAGCCGAGCCGCCTCACCCACTCCGGATTGTTGTGGGTGCGTAGCCGAGCGGCGACCTCGCCGCTGTCCGCCGCATCCTGCTCTGCGCACTCGGCGAAGTAGGTGCGCACTGTGTCCGACAGGTAGTCGCCGCGGAGATCCCGCAGCCTCTGCCGAGGCGTCTTGCGCTGGTCGTGCTCATCGCTCTCACGCCGTGACCAGGTGGACAGGAGCCCCTTCTTGAGATCCACGCCCAGCTGATCAGCGAAGTAGTGCGCGGCGAAGTACTCGCCCCGATTGGTGAAGGAGTCGAAGTCGGTACTCATCAGGCGTTGTCTCCCACTGCGGACAGCGGTTCGAGGACGGCGAGCAAGCGCAGCATCGGCGCTCCGGACGTCTGCAACGAGGCGATGAGGGATTCACGGCGGCTCGCGGTGAGTTTCACGCCCTGTTCGTCGATTCTGCCCGCCGCGAAGAGCGCTTCCTGCCGCCATTCCTGCACGCGCCTGCTGTAGGGCTCGAGAACCCGGTCGATGCGCCGGGCGTATTCGTTCTCCCTGAGCACGAGATGCCGTTCTGCTTCGTCGATCGCCAGCGGGACAAGACGTTGCAGGCCTTCTGCGTCCTGCGCTACTGCACGGCCGGGCATCCTCGGCCCCACCCCGCAGAGTGCCAGGAAGTCCGCATCCATGGGTACTACCCTCGGTGTGTCCGGCAGGCCGAGGACCGCCATCCACTCGACAACGGTCGGCCTTCCGAGCGCATTGGAGTAGATCCCCTGGACGAGGAACACCGGTCCTGCCAGGCGCGCGTGGGGTACGTAGGCCAAGACGAACGCCTCGTCGTAGCGGATCGAGGCGAGGGCCTTGTCCGTCACCCAGTCCAGCACCGGGTGAACATCGGACACGTAGCCGACGTTGGGCCACAATGTCTTCGACGAGTCACGTGCCGCCTTCAGTCGCTGTTCTGCCAGCTTCTTGGAGAAGGTCATGCGTAACCGGCCGGGCCGTTTCGTGGTAGGCAGGATGCCCTGTTCATCCAAATACGACTTGGGTAACGCCTTGAATCGATACTGCAGGTCCGCCGGCGGCTCGAAGGCGATGGTGCCGTCCTCGTCACGGCGCAACGACAGGTCATCCTCCGGGCGGGTCGGGCAGATCTGGCGCAACGCCTCGTCGAAGTACGCGGCGGTGGACTCGAACACTGACGGGACCGTGGCGATGGGGACCTCAGTGTGATCAGGATTCGCGCCCACGTTTCCCAGTATCTTGGCGAGGAGGCCTGCGCTGCCCTGCCGTGACTGCCTGAGAGACGTCTCGACGGTGCGGCCCGCAATCAGATCCTTGGTGAGGCGGTTGTCCTCTTCCTGCGCCCGGTACAGACCGGTGACCGCCTCAGCCGATCCCTCGATCTTATGCGCCTCCTCCTCCCGCCGAAGGAGCTTGGCGCCGACCAGCCGGTCATCGAGGAAGAGGACCTCGCCGGTCGCCTCGTCCGCACGCCACTGGACGTCGCTGGTGAGGATGAGAGCACGGAACTCGGGCGGATTCTCCTGCCCGTAGCGGTCGATGCGGCCGTTGCGCTGCTCGATCCGGATCAACGACCACGGCAGGTCATAGTGAATGAGCTGATTGCACTGCTGGTGCAGATTGACGCCTTCCGAGGCGACATCGCCGGTGAACAAAATCCGGACCGGGTCGTCCCGCAGACCGAACTTTTCGACGATCTTCTTCTGTTCGTCGTCGCCGGTGGCCTCGCCGTGCATCACCTGCACGACACCGCCGTAAGACAGCCAGGGCTTGTTCTTGTCGTCGCTCCTGCCCGTGGGGAAGCCCAGCTGCGCCGGTACGACCTCGGCGAGCCATGTCAACGTCGCGATACGCTCGGAGAAGACCACGACTCGGGTAGCCGACTGAGGCCCGACGTCGAGTTCCTTCAGTACCTCGACCAGCTTCGCGAGCTTCGCCGAGTCGGCATCCTCGATACGAGAGGCGAGCTGATCGAGATCCACCAGCGCCGACCGCTCGGTCTCGCTCGGAGCCGCAGACCTGTCCAGCGTGCGTAGTCGCGCCTCGATGGTCGCCCGTAACGCCTTGTGGGAGGAGAGGAACGACTTGAACAACGTGTACGGGAAGAGCTGGTGATCGCTGACCGAGCGCGCCGTGCGGTCGCGCGGAATCCATCGGGAGGCGAGCTCTTCGAAGACCGTACGTTCCCTGTTCGTCACCCTGACTTCCACTGGTAAGGACGGCCCTCTGTCGGCCCAGGCTCCCTTGAGCGAGTCACGCACTTCGCGTGAGATCTTCGTCCTCCGAATATAGAGGTGCTCAAGGTTCTTCACGTCGTAGTTCGAGGGGTCGGCGATCGCGGCCTCGTCAAGCAGCTTGATCAGCTCAGCGAAAGACTCGGCGTTGCCGTTGTGCGGGGTCGCGGAGGCGAGGATCAAGGCATCCGTACGGCGGGCGAGCAGCTGGGCAAGCGCATTATTGCGAGTACCACGGGTGACCAGGTTGTGAGACTCGTCGATGACGACCGCATCCCAGTCGGTACTGCCGAGGTGGTGCGTATAGACGTCGCTCTTGAGCGTGTCCACGGAGATGATGGCGCGTTTGAAATAGACAAAGGGATTACGCCCCGCCGGTATGTCCTGCTGGATACGCTGGATCCCGGTCGAATCCAGCCGGACCAGCGGGATGGAGAAGCGAGTCCACAGCTCACGCTGAAACTGCTCCAAGACGTGGGCAGGAGTCACCACAAGGATCCGCTCACCACGTCCACGGCGCATGAGCTCAGCAAGCAGGAGACCGATCTCCAAGGTCTTGCCAAGGCCTACCACATCCGCGATGAGAATGCGCGGCTGTGGGTTCTGTGCCGAGAGCGCAAGCTCGACGGGGCGCAACTGATGGGTCTGCTTATCCATGAGGAAGCTGTCAGCGAGCGCAAGTCCGTGCTCCGTCTGCGGCAAGGCGGTCTTGCGGATCGCCGCCTCCAGATAGAGACGCGCCCGGCGGTGATTCGGAGAATCGTCAGCCACCAACCGGGTCTTCCTCGGGTCGAGCACCTCGATCCCGGAGGGCTTCTCGAGCTTCTCATAGAAGACCGCGTCGGTTCCGCGAACAAACGGGGAGACGCCGGTGACCTCGAGCATCCAGCCGTCATATCGGGTGTTGCCGACCTTCTTCACCAACCACTGCTCATCCCGGATCCGCACCTGAGCGCCCGGTGCATACCTCGCCGTGGACTCGTACATCTCCTGGGCGTCTTCCTGCCCGGCGATCCCGGTCAAGCGCACTCCATTCATGAACTCATTCGTCCCGCTGTGCAGAATCGGCTATAAGCCAGGTTGCGTCGTATAGTGCTTCCGCAGCTCCTCGGCAACTCGCTGTGAAGCGGGCACCCGCCCGCCCCGCGCACCTGCGGGGGCCGGTACGGCGGCCTGTTCGACCTCGCTGGAAACCTCGTGCCGCGCACCTTCTTCGGATGCCTCGGGCGGGCTGTCGAGAGGACTGTCCAGCCCTGTCTCACCGTTGAGGGGCACGACCTGTGCTTCGAGCCGATCCAGCAACGAGGACGGTGGAGCAGCCGGTGCCGCTGTCACCGACGAGTGGGCGACCGTACGGTCGATCAACGCTCGACGGGCTTCCACAGGCGACAGATCGCCGTCGTACATCAGCGTCGTGCACGCGGCTGTCACCGCCGTGAGAGACGGACGATCGACGGGATCGTGCGCGAGCATCGACGAGACCAAGGGGAGCAGAGCGTCTGGGAGGCCGCCCAGGTCGGGAAGCTGACGAGGGTCGGCGACCTGTCCGACGATCGCCTCCCATCGTCCACCCTCGTAGGGATAGTGTCCTGTCGCCGCGTGCAGCAGAACGGTCCCCAGCCCGTACACGTCTGCGGCCGGTGTGACCTGCGGACGCC
The Actinoalloteichus fjordicus DNA segment above includes these coding regions:
- a CDS encoding DEAD/DEAH box helicase, producing the protein MTGIAGQEDAQEMYESTARYAPGAQVRIRDEQWLVKKVGNTRYDGWMLEVTGVSPFVRGTDAVFYEKLEKPSGIEVLDPRKTRLVADDSPNHRRARLYLEAAIRKTALPQTEHGLALADSFLMDKQTHQLRPVELALSAQNPQPRILIADVVGLGKTLEIGLLLAELMRRGRGERILVVTPAHVLEQFQRELWTRFSIPLVRLDSTGIQRIQQDIPAGRNPFVYFKRAIISVDTLKSDVYTHHLGSTDWDAVVIDESHNLVTRGTRNNALAQLLARRTDALILASATPHNGNAESFAELIKLLDEAAIADPSNYDVKNLEHLYIRRTKISREVRDSLKGAWADRGPSLPVEVRVTNRERTVFEELASRWIPRDRTARSVSDHQLFPYTLFKSFLSSHKALRATIEARLRTLDRSAAPSETERSALVDLDQLASRIEDADSAKLAKLVEVLKELDVGPQSATRVVVFSERIATLTWLAEVVPAQLGFPTGRSDDKNKPWLSYGGVVQVMHGEATGDDEQKKIVEKFGLRDDPVRILFTGDVASEGVNLHQQCNQLIHYDLPWSLIRIEQRNGRIDRYGQENPPEFRALILTSDVQWRADEATGEVLFLDDRLVGAKLLRREEEAHKIEGSAEAVTGLYRAQEEDNRLTKDLIAGRTVETSLRQSRQGSAGLLAKILGNVGANPDHTEVPIATVPSVFESTAAYFDEALRQICPTRPEDDLSLRRDEDGTIAFEPPADLQYRFKALPKSYLDEQGILPTTKRPGRLRMTFSKKLAEQRLKAARDSSKTLWPNVGYVSDVHPVLDWVTDKALASIRYDEAFVLAYVPHARLAGPVFLVQGIYSNALGRPTVVEWMAVLGLPDTPRVVPMDADFLALCGVGPRMPGRAVAQDAEGLQRLVPLAIDEAERHLVLRENEYARRIDRVLEPYSRRVQEWRQEALFAAGRIDEQGVKLTASRRESLIASLQTSGAPMLRLLAVLEPLSAVGDNA
- a CDS encoding serine/threonine-protein kinase; translated protein: MDLRGDRSAMSGTPALIGRYVVERELGSGGMGEVYLAYSPAGDPVAVKLIRRDRLDPVTRARFEKEALIARTVVGTNRVARFLDADPYADRPWLAMEYVPGSTLFVHVEAHGPLPAPLVLSLGALLAEGLAAVHATGLLHRDVKPQNVIMGDYGPTLIDFGLGAFLDAAKDTLSHSGMIIGTVRCMPPEQAMGRPQVTPAADVYGLGTVLLHAATGHYPYEGGRWEAIVGQVADPRQLPDLGGLPDALLPLVSSMLAHDPVDRPSLTAVTAACTTLMYDGDLSPVEARRALIDRTVAHSSVTAAPAAPPSSLLDRLEAQVVPLNGETGLDSPLDSPPEASEEGARHEVSSEVEQAAVPAPAGARGGRVPASQRVAEELRKHYTTQPGL